A window of Corallococcus macrosporus DSM 14697 contains these coding sequences:
- a CDS encoding MopE-related protein, whose amino-acid sequence MGCVLGVGLSVSGCRKEDPPDAGAIRARVSYATFRPGCLTLTVTDVEDPSRTDTAEIRMEPSARSDVRTVAVLGRAGWSRDLRLTATAHERSCTGPVVARHEITTQVPAVGTHEVELDLRALDLDDDGYVSMDGAFPGSDCNDDDAAIHPAATELCDGVDNNCANGEADAPGGAEYYPDADGDGYGDSNALPNLSCNPPQGYIREGGDCDDRDPAVHPNQAEFICDGKDDNCDNVIDNDPFDVGVTCQAEGNCPGVKQCAGNALTACVSTEVPREWFLDEDGDGHAGTSVGLWCAEPPTGAVETNTDCDESSRFVSGSATEVCDRLDNDCDGLVDEDVADCDPEDWSMTDATPATLVWETVAAYAGNKGWLGGRDGQIAHVDGDTISVVATCPDPWQSSWVASSGRVFMGSGAGKFTTRLPTDSGACDEVDGLADASINGMVGFENGNRVALYAVDSAGRIILWNYEEGAPTQEAPRELTQLYDNLRSIDGTSPYTLFAAGAENVAPGTQRPVVWRGPTQEGGTWEREVRGDAGEERYFYGIRVLSPSHVYVVGAAGLFLERSGTTWTTKPPIMLPTETPADIRALVAFGSKAIYAVSSGTNNIHFFDGTAWSPAFEPSSRMNALSGTGPGDVWVAGDSGALVRWRP is encoded by the coding sequence ATGGGTTGCGTTCTTGGCGTGGGGCTCTCTGTCTCCGGCTGCCGGAAGGAGGACCCGCCCGATGCCGGCGCGATCCGCGCGCGCGTCTCGTATGCGACGTTTCGCCCGGGCTGCCTCACGTTGACCGTCACGGACGTGGAGGACCCCAGCCGCACCGACACCGCCGAAATCCGGATGGAGCCCTCGGCCCGCAGCGACGTGCGGACGGTGGCCGTCCTGGGCCGGGCGGGCTGGAGCCGCGACCTGCGGCTCACCGCGACCGCCCACGAGCGCTCCTGCACCGGGCCCGTGGTGGCGCGGCACGAGATCACCACCCAGGTCCCCGCGGTGGGCACCCACGAGGTGGAGCTGGACCTGCGCGCCCTGGACCTGGATGACGACGGCTATGTCTCCATGGACGGCGCCTTCCCGGGGTCGGACTGCAACGACGACGACGCGGCCATCCACCCCGCGGCGACCGAGCTGTGCGACGGCGTGGACAACAACTGCGCCAACGGCGAGGCGGACGCCCCCGGCGGCGCCGAGTACTACCCCGACGCGGACGGAGATGGCTACGGCGACTCGAACGCCCTGCCCAACCTCTCCTGCAATCCCCCCCAGGGCTACATCCGGGAGGGCGGCGACTGCGATGACCGCGACCCCGCCGTCCACCCCAACCAGGCTGAGTTCATCTGCGACGGGAAGGACGACAACTGCGACAACGTCATCGACAATGACCCGTTCGACGTGGGCGTGACGTGCCAGGCGGAGGGCAACTGCCCGGGTGTCAAGCAGTGCGCGGGCAACGCGCTGACCGCCTGCGTCAGCACCGAGGTGCCGCGGGAGTGGTTCCTGGACGAGGACGGTGACGGCCACGCGGGGACGTCCGTGGGCCTCTGGTGCGCCGAACCGCCGACGGGCGCCGTGGAGACGAACACGGACTGCGATGAGAGTTCGCGCTTCGTGTCGGGCTCGGCCACCGAGGTGTGCGACCGGCTGGACAACGACTGCGACGGCCTGGTGGACGAGGACGTGGCTGACTGCGACCCCGAGGACTGGTCGATGACGGACGCGACGCCCGCCACGCTTGTCTGGGAGACGGTGGCCGCCTACGCCGGCAACAAGGGCTGGCTCGGGGGACGTGACGGCCAGATCGCCCACGTCGACGGGGACACGATCTCCGTCGTGGCGACCTGCCCGGACCCGTGGCAGTCCTCCTGGGTGGCGAGCTCCGGCCGCGTGTTCATGGGCAGCGGCGCGGGCAAGTTCACCACCCGGCTTCCGACCGACTCCGGCGCCTGTGACGAAGTGGATGGCCTCGCGGATGCCAGCATCAACGGGATGGTGGGCTTCGAGAATGGCAACCGCGTGGCGCTGTATGCGGTGGACAGCGCGGGGCGGATCATCCTCTGGAACTACGAGGAGGGCGCTCCCACGCAGGAGGCCCCGCGGGAGCTCACCCAGCTTTACGACAACCTCAGGTCCATTGACGGCACCAGCCCGTACACGCTGTTCGCGGCGGGCGCCGAGAACGTGGCCCCCGGCACCCAGCGCCCCGTGGTCTGGCGCGGCCCCACGCAGGAGGGCGGCACCTGGGAACGGGAGGTGCGGGGCGACGCAGGGGAGGAACGGTACTTCTATGGCATCCGGGTGCTCTCGCCGAGCCACGTCTACGTCGTGGGCGCCGCCGGGCTCTTCCTGGAGCGTTCGGGCACGACGTGGACCACGAAGCCCCCCATCATGCTTCCGACCGAGACCCCGGCGGACATCCGCGCGCTGGTGGCCTTCGGCAGCAAGGCCATCTACGCCGTGAGCAGCGGCACGAACAACATCCACTTCTTCGACGGCACGGCCTGGAGCCCCGCTTTCGAGCCGTCCAGTCGCATGAACGCGCTGAGTGGCACCGGCCCGGGGGACGTCTGGGTCGCGGGCGACAGCGGCGCGCTCGTGCGTTGGCGGCCCTGA
- a CDS encoding ABC transporter ATP-binding protein yields the protein MDLRADGLSVRYGARQVLSDVRCALPPGTQALVLGRSGAGKTTFVKALAGLVRPTEGRVLWDAQDAALLTAAERRERQASFGMVFQTDALFDSMTVLENVMAPLTRRHVPEAEARSRASDVLRAVGLADAADTLPERLSGGMKKRAGIARALAARPSVVLADDPFAGLDPGTARQVARVLLDVSKGGTLLVVATEAPMDLPLPRWLYLRGGRLVHDGPPAPELEDAPDEVPA from the coding sequence ATGGACCTGCGCGCGGACGGCCTTTCGGTGCGGTACGGGGCGCGGCAGGTCCTGTCCGACGTGCGCTGCGCGCTGCCGCCCGGGACGCAAGCGCTGGTGCTGGGGCGCTCGGGCGCGGGGAAGACGACGTTCGTGAAGGCCCTGGCCGGGCTGGTGCGGCCCACGGAGGGCCGCGTCCTGTGGGATGCGCAGGACGCGGCGCTGCTGACGGCCGCGGAGCGCCGGGAGCGGCAGGCGTCGTTCGGGATGGTGTTCCAGACGGACGCCTTGTTCGACTCGATGACGGTGCTGGAGAACGTCATGGCGCCCCTCACCCGCCGCCACGTCCCGGAGGCCGAGGCCCGGAGCCGCGCCAGTGACGTGCTGCGCGCGGTGGGCCTGGCGGACGCGGCGGACACGCTGCCGGAGCGGCTGTCCGGCGGCATGAAGAAGCGGGCGGGCATCGCGCGGGCGCTGGCGGCGCGGCCGTCGGTGGTGCTCGCGGATGACCCCTTCGCGGGGCTGGACCCGGGCACGGCCCGGCAGGTGGCCCGGGTGCTCCTGGACGTGTCGAAGGGCGGCACGCTGCTGGTGGTGGCGACAGAGGCGCCGATGGACCTGCCCCTGCCCCGCTGGCTGTACCTGCGCGGCGGGCGGCTGGTTCATGACGGCCCCCCAGCGCCCGAGCTCGAGGACGCTCCGGACGAGGTGCCGGCGTGA
- a CDS encoding MlaE family ABC transporter permease, with product MTLLTRLGRAGLDALRGVGALGLVVGRTVLALPKLERRELGRALVQFGYGSLPLALATAALAGVIVVLQSGIYVQRFGARAFLGWAAGYGVLWEFGPLLLGLIMSARLGARNAAELALMQVGGQIEGLRGIGLDPFAILVAPRVVAMEVSMLALSSVTFAVAILFESVAALLALNLPVRVFFGTFAQLLGPLDVLGGVVKTGIFGLAIALLSTTVGLSARGGAHAVGQAAASAVVRGCAAIFVLDFVLTSLLAGWMG from the coding sequence GTGACGCTCCTGACACGGCTCGGACGCGCGGGGCTGGACGCCCTGCGTGGCGTCGGCGCGCTCGGGCTGGTCGTGGGCCGCACGGTGCTGGCGCTGCCGAAGCTGGAGCGCCGCGAGCTGGGCCGCGCCCTGGTGCAGTTCGGCTACGGCTCCCTGCCGCTCGCGCTGGCCACGGCGGCGCTGGCCGGCGTCATCGTGGTGCTCCAGTCGGGCATCTACGTCCAGCGCTTCGGCGCGCGGGCCTTCCTCGGCTGGGCGGCGGGCTACGGCGTGCTGTGGGAGTTCGGCCCGCTGCTGCTGGGCCTCATCATGTCGGCGCGCCTGGGCGCCCGGAACGCGGCGGAGCTGGCGTTGATGCAGGTGGGCGGGCAGATTGAAGGGCTGCGCGGCATCGGGCTGGACCCCTTCGCCATCCTCGTCGCGCCCCGCGTGGTGGCCATGGAGGTCAGCATGCTGGCGCTCAGCAGCGTCACCTTCGCGGTGGCCATCCTCTTCGAGTCCGTGGCCGCCCTGCTCGCCCTGAACCTGCCGGTGCGCGTCTTCTTCGGCACCTTCGCGCAGCTGCTCGGCCCGCTCGACGTCCTGGGCGGCGTGGTGAAGACGGGCATCTTCGGGCTGGCCATCGCCCTGCTGTCCACCACGGTGGGCCTGTCCGCCCGGGGCGGCGCGCACGCCGTGGGCCAGGCGGCGGCCAGCGCGGTGGTGCGGGGCTGCGCGGCCATCTTCGTCCTCGACTTCGTGCTCACGTCGCTGCTCGCGGGGTGGATGGGATGA
- a CDS encoding MlaE family ABC transporter permease encodes MSGVRTFLGAPAVMLARTVRASTRDGVPWRESLAQLHELGGRSVWLVMSGMAFFGAVLVTIANSQARRFVGNVAVLGPAYFELLIRELGPAVSALLTASRAGAAHAAELSTMSVNEQVEALEMSAGDPYADLVAPRVIAGVLGVPLLCTLGTVAATLSAAAVAQLAFGVDGRAFMDPRYVDGWDLLAAFLKAAGCGLYIPLAAAVAGLKARGGAEAVGEATTDGVVAASLGCLLIDLAVSLAFQLLRL; translated from the coding sequence ATGAGCGGCGTGCGGACGTTCCTCGGGGCGCCCGCGGTGATGCTGGCGCGCACGGTGCGGGCCTCCACGCGGGACGGCGTGCCCTGGCGCGAGTCGCTGGCGCAGCTCCACGAGCTGGGCGGGCGCAGCGTCTGGCTGGTGATGTCCGGCATGGCCTTCTTCGGCGCGGTGCTCGTCACCATCGCCAACAGCCAGGCGCGGCGCTTCGTGGGCAACGTGGCGGTGCTGGGGCCCGCCTACTTCGAGCTGCTCATCCGCGAGCTGGGGCCCGCGGTGTCCGCGCTGCTCACGGCGTCCCGCGCGGGCGCGGCCCACGCGGCCGAGCTGTCCACCATGAGCGTCAACGAGCAGGTGGAGGCCCTGGAGATGTCGGCGGGAGACCCCTACGCCGACCTGGTGGCGCCCCGGGTCATCGCCGGCGTCCTGGGCGTCCCGCTGCTGTGCACCCTGGGCACCGTCGCGGCCACGCTGTCCGCGGCGGCGGTGGCGCAGCTCGCCTTCGGTGTGGACGGGCGCGCCTTCATGGATCCGCGCTACGTGGACGGGTGGGACTTGCTCGCCGCGTTCCTGAAGGCCGCGGGCTGCGGGCTCTACATCCCGTTGGCGGCGGCCGTGGCGGGCCTCAAGGCGCGCGGCGGCGCCGAGGCCGTGGGCGAGGCCACCACCGACGGCGTGGTTGCGGCGAGCCTGGGGTGCCTGCTCATCGACCTCGCCGTGTCGCTGGCCTTCCAGCTCCTGCGCCTGTGA
- a CDS encoding ABC transporter ATP-binding protein, with amino-acid sequence MTPLPDDEALRFRDVHVAFDEGRRPVLAGLTADVSTKELTFIAGASGTGKSVLCRLAVGLLRPDAGEVALWGERVDSRPERELVPLRRRAPYLVQGPALLDWRTLRQNVWLADPAASADDVDAALAQVGLLDWADRLPPELGPGAKKRTAIARALVLKPRYLLFDEPTTGLDRKAAGQVEEVLASLKARGLGGMVVSHDYRQLKALADRVLVVANKQCAYLGTPKGFLESTAPELRVLTAPFMEGATDG; translated from the coding sequence ATGACGCCCCTCCCCGACGACGAGGCGCTGCGGTTCCGGGACGTCCACGTCGCGTTCGACGAGGGCCGCCGGCCCGTGCTCGCGGGGCTCACGGCGGACGTGTCCACGAAGGAGCTGACGTTCATCGCGGGCGCCAGCGGCACCGGGAAGAGCGTGCTGTGCCGGCTGGCGGTGGGGCTGCTGCGCCCGGACGCGGGCGAGGTGGCGCTCTGGGGCGAGCGCGTGGACTCCCGGCCCGAGCGCGAGCTGGTGCCGCTGCGCCGGCGGGCCCCCTACCTGGTGCAGGGCCCGGCGCTGCTGGACTGGCGCACGCTCCGGCAGAACGTGTGGCTGGCGGACCCGGCGGCGTCCGCGGATGACGTGGACGCCGCGCTGGCCCAGGTGGGGCTGCTGGATTGGGCGGACCGGCTGCCTCCGGAGCTGGGGCCCGGGGCGAAGAAGCGGACGGCCATCGCGCGGGCGCTGGTGCTCAAGCCGCGCTATCTGCTCTTCGACGAGCCGACGACGGGCCTGGACCGGAAGGCGGCGGGACAGGTGGAGGAGGTGCTCGCGTCGCTGAAGGCGCGGGGCCTGGGGGGCATGGTGGTGTCCCACGACTACCGGCAGTTGAAGGCGCTGGCGGACCGGGTCCTGGTGGTGGCGAACAAGCAATGTGCTTACCTGGGGACGCCGAAGGGCTTCCTGGAGTCCACCGCGCCCGAGCTGCGGGTGCTGACGGCGCCGTTCATGGAGGGCGCGACGGATGGATGA
- a CDS encoding MlaD family protein has protein sequence MDERRLELKVGALVLAAIVGVLLLLWLMGELKLGSETGLAVDFGHTGNVVEGAPVKLGGVQVGRVQDIQLQPERRDAQGRPLPVRMELAVAPEAVGALREDARVTVATVGILGEPYLELNPGSAPERLPAGTVVRGTDAPRLDVLAEQLTRFVDLLSQMLEEDPEAIRGLAANVSRLARTLDQMLTENRGDVKVLATELAAASKDLRQLAGLAREAFQPGGKGARMLDDAAAVASVVRRDLPGLTKSAGTTLDGLAAVTGPLGPEDGARVKLALERLTAASGQLESIAARADRVLAKLEAGEGTAGAVLQDGTLYEELRELVTDLRKHPWKVLWKD, from the coding sequence ATGGATGAGCGACGGCTGGAGCTGAAGGTGGGCGCCCTGGTGCTGGCCGCCATCGTGGGCGTGCTGTTGCTGCTGTGGCTGATGGGCGAGCTGAAGCTGGGCTCGGAGACGGGGCTGGCGGTGGACTTCGGCCACACGGGCAACGTGGTTGAGGGCGCGCCCGTGAAGCTGGGCGGCGTGCAGGTGGGGCGCGTGCAGGACATCCAGCTCCAACCGGAGCGGCGGGACGCGCAAGGGCGCCCCCTGCCCGTGCGGATGGAGCTCGCGGTGGCGCCGGAGGCCGTGGGCGCGCTGCGCGAGGACGCGCGCGTGACGGTGGCCACGGTGGGCATCCTGGGCGAGCCCTACCTGGAGCTGAACCCGGGCTCGGCGCCGGAGCGGCTGCCCGCGGGCACCGTCGTGCGGGGGACGGACGCGCCCCGGTTGGATGTGCTGGCCGAGCAGCTCACCCGCTTCGTGGACCTGCTGTCGCAGATGCTGGAGGAGGACCCGGAGGCGATTCGAGGCCTCGCGGCGAACGTGTCCCGCCTGGCGCGGACGCTGGACCAGATGCTGACGGAGAACCGGGGCGACGTGAAGGTGTTGGCGACCGAACTGGCCGCCGCCTCCAAGGACCTGCGCCAGCTCGCGGGCCTGGCGCGCGAGGCCTTCCAGCCCGGAGGCAAGGGCGCGCGGATGCTGGACGACGCGGCGGCGGTGGCCTCCGTGGTGCGCCGGGACTTGCCGGGCCTGACGAAGTCCGCCGGGACGACGTTGGACGGGCTCGCCGCGGTGACGGGCCCGCTGGGGCCGGAGGACGGCGCGCGGGTGAAGCTCGCCCTGGAGCGCCTCACGGCGGCCTCGGGGCAGTTGGAGAGCATCGCGGCGCGCGCGGACCGGGTGCTGGCGAAGCTGGAGGCCGGCGAGGGCACCGCGGGCGCGGTGCTCCAGGACGGCACGCTCTACGAGGAGCTGCGCGAGCTGGTGACGGACCTCCGCAAGCACCCGTGGAAGGTGCTCTGGAAGGACTGA
- a CDS encoding AAA family ATPase: MFTEIEFPEDLTNKIGLKPWRLKNLKSTVVLAGPNGAGKSRYLKLIEPIIERSRLAKEGLEKLHKHAAISSQVTGQDIEAIKNSPDWIKAARKHSKDINLIHPADAPDPSPVILLRYPTPKEFDFKHESQFKSLLHRLEKGQWNPMNKTPAEINSLAASNTQGGFYTAQESAPAYLYTVARAIHEAEHPRAKSAPGAQKRLADAELFNRVLHALLGAEIESIPDDELQAIPTFRGRPLDVRELSAGEQVLMFWAIIIHRQRDWLQNAQILIDEPENHLHPDVCIRAINALREEALGHGSRIWLATHSLPLIAHAGIESVHIVDNGAIESSSGKINQMVDRLLGGNDGRIKLQRLLADADTMAIDSFAAQCLLPPEAISARDGDPQQHQMWQAAQRFASEDGHIRILDYAAGRGRLAAALSERNCGTHAFTYYAYQSPAYSSSDDEKECANHIQQLNQPGDPNAYIVKSLSGLNIAGTNSMNVVLMCNVLHEIPTRDWIRVFKSIHDVLTPNGRVVILEDQLPSVGELPHDNGYVILHGAALMELFGSPDAVEVLPSERDGRLTAFCIHRPSLVNVTPHTVTRALKKVRDHAQEQLRLIRTQHLASRTFQEGRRHAHFAMLYANADLALEEYPPDANSTR; the protein is encoded by the coding sequence ATGTTTACCGAGATCGAATTTCCAGAGGACCTGACAAACAAAATCGGACTCAAGCCCTGGAGATTGAAAAATCTCAAATCAACAGTAGTCCTCGCCGGCCCCAATGGCGCCGGCAAGTCGCGCTACCTAAAGCTCATAGAACCAATCATAGAACGCTCCAGACTTGCCAAAGAAGGACTCGAGAAACTACACAAGCACGCCGCAATCAGTAGCCAAGTCACAGGGCAAGACATTGAAGCCATAAAAAACTCCCCCGACTGGATCAAGGCAGCCCGCAAACACTCAAAGGACATCAATTTAATACATCCAGCCGACGCCCCAGACCCTTCCCCAGTCATTCTGCTGCGATACCCAACCCCCAAGGAGTTCGACTTCAAACATGAAAGTCAATTCAAATCACTCCTCCATAGACTTGAAAAAGGCCAATGGAACCCCATGAACAAAACACCTGCAGAGATAAACTCTCTCGCAGCATCCAACACGCAAGGTGGATTTTACACTGCCCAGGAAAGCGCCCCCGCCTACTTATACACCGTAGCACGAGCTATTCACGAGGCCGAACACCCTCGCGCCAAAAGCGCCCCTGGTGCACAGAAGCGACTCGCAGATGCCGAACTGTTCAACAGAGTTCTGCATGCCCTGCTTGGCGCTGAAATCGAATCAATTCCAGACGACGAACTCCAAGCAATACCAACCTTTCGCGGCCGCCCGCTCGACGTGCGCGAGCTATCAGCTGGCGAGCAGGTACTGATGTTTTGGGCCATCATCATCCACAGACAACGAGACTGGCTCCAAAACGCACAAATCCTGATCGACGAACCGGAGAACCACCTACACCCCGATGTATGCATCCGCGCAATCAACGCCCTACGTGAAGAAGCACTTGGCCACGGCTCCCGGATCTGGCTCGCCACCCACTCGCTCCCACTGATTGCCCATGCAGGAATCGAATCCGTCCACATTGTCGACAACGGAGCAATAGAATCCTCAAGCGGCAAGATAAATCAAATGGTCGATCGGCTTCTTGGCGGCAACGATGGCCGAATCAAGCTACAGCGACTCCTAGCAGACGCCGACACAATGGCTATCGACAGCTTCGCAGCCCAATGCCTGCTGCCCCCGGAAGCCATAAGCGCACGAGACGGAGACCCTCAGCAGCACCAGATGTGGCAAGCAGCCCAGCGGTTCGCGAGCGAAGATGGCCATATCCGCATTCTCGATTATGCAGCCGGACGTGGGCGACTTGCAGCAGCCCTCAGCGAACGCAATTGCGGCACACATGCCTTCACTTACTACGCATACCAATCACCCGCCTACAGCAGCAGTGACGACGAAAAAGAATGCGCCAACCACATCCAACAACTGAACCAACCTGGCGATCCGAACGCTTACATTGTCAAGTCACTCAGCGGCCTAAACATCGCCGGCACGAATTCAATGAACGTCGTCCTCATGTGCAATGTGCTCCATGAGATTCCGACCCGGGATTGGATTCGCGTCTTCAAGAGCATTCATGATGTACTGACCCCTAACGGCAGAGTCGTCATCCTGGAGGATCAGTTGCCCTCTGTGGGAGAACTCCCTCATGACAACGGATACGTGATTTTGCATGGCGCAGCGCTGATGGAGTTGTTTGGCTCTCCGGATGCAGTTGAAGTTCTGCCGTCTGAACGCGACGGCCGACTCACTGCGTTTTGCATTCACCGCCCCTCTCTTGTGAACGTAACCCCCCACACAGTCACCCGGGCACTCAAGAAGGTCCGCGACCACGCGCAGGAACAGCTCCGCCTGATCCGAACGCAGCACCTAGCATCACGAACATTCCAGGAAGGGCGACGCCACGCACATTTCGCGATGCTCTACGCGAACGCCGATCTGGCCCTCGAAGAGTACCCTCCAGACGCGAACAGCACTCGCTGA
- a CDS encoding DEAD/DEAH box helicase: protein MKAPQPPAPVEATFDSLGLKPALVEALSALGYEEPTPIQAAALPPLLAGKDLLGIAATGTGKTAAFALPLLNHVEPGACRPNTTSALVLVPTRELAMQVSEAIHRYGQKLGISVLPLYGGQVIGQQLRVLKRGVDVVVATPGRALDHLRRGTLQLDDVRVVVLDEADEMLDMGFAEDLEAILSGTPEDRQTALFSATLPPRIASIAERHLHEPVRVKIAREKVEQGEMPRVRQTAYVVPRAFKIATLGRLLDVESPTAAIIFCRTRTEVDDLTVSLNGRGWRAHALHGGMTQEQRDRVIKQLKSQGTDLLVATDVAARGLDIPRLSHVVNFDVPNAPEAYVHRIGRTGRAGREGVAITLVEPREHRLLRNIERVTGQRIEVATVPTVADMREKRQELLRASLRETLVAGEYDSLRNVVEGLASEFDAMDIAAAAVKLLHEAQDEGRDTEETEIPVVAPPQERRERPGGKFGGPAGRAGPARGPKARGGPPTWDVTRLWIGAGRHAGMRPADLVGAIAGEAGVESSKIGAIQIGDTFSLVEVPESDANRIIAALKNATLRGKKVQVRKDRN from the coding sequence GTGAAAGCCCCCCAGCCCCCCGCCCCCGTCGAGGCCACCTTTGATTCCCTGGGCTTGAAGCCCGCGCTCGTCGAGGCGCTCAGCGCGCTCGGCTACGAGGAGCCCACCCCCATCCAGGCCGCCGCCCTCCCTCCGCTGCTCGCGGGGAAGGATCTGCTCGGCATCGCCGCCACCGGCACCGGCAAGACGGCCGCCTTCGCCCTGCCCCTGCTCAACCACGTGGAGCCCGGCGCCTGCCGGCCCAACACCACCTCCGCGCTGGTGCTGGTCCCCACGCGCGAGCTGGCCATGCAGGTCTCCGAGGCCATCCACCGCTACGGCCAGAAGCTCGGCATCTCCGTGCTGCCCCTGTACGGCGGGCAGGTCATCGGCCAGCAGCTCCGCGTCCTCAAGCGCGGCGTGGACGTCGTCGTCGCCACCCCGGGCCGCGCGCTGGACCACCTGCGCCGTGGCACGCTCCAGCTCGATGACGTGCGCGTCGTCGTGCTCGACGAGGCCGACGAGATGCTCGACATGGGCTTCGCCGAGGACCTGGAGGCCATCCTCTCCGGCACGCCCGAGGACCGGCAGACGGCCCTCTTCTCCGCCACCCTCCCGCCGCGCATCGCCAGCATCGCCGAGCGCCACCTGCACGAGCCCGTGCGCGTGAAGATCGCCCGCGAGAAGGTGGAACAGGGGGAGATGCCCCGCGTCCGCCAGACGGCCTACGTCGTCCCGCGCGCCTTCAAGATCGCCACGCTGGGCCGGCTGCTCGACGTGGAGTCCCCCACCGCGGCCATCATCTTCTGCCGCACCCGCACCGAGGTGGACGACCTCACCGTCTCCCTCAACGGCCGAGGCTGGCGCGCGCACGCCCTGCACGGCGGCATGACGCAGGAGCAGCGGGACCGCGTCATCAAGCAGCTCAAGTCCCAGGGCACCGACCTGCTCGTGGCCACCGACGTGGCGGCGCGCGGCCTGGACATCCCCCGCCTGTCCCACGTGGTGAACTTCGACGTGCCCAACGCGCCGGAAGCCTACGTGCACCGCATCGGCCGCACGGGCCGCGCAGGCCGCGAGGGCGTGGCCATCACCCTGGTGGAGCCCCGCGAGCACCGCCTGCTGCGCAACATCGAGCGCGTCACCGGCCAGCGCATCGAGGTGGCCACCGTCCCCACCGTGGCGGACATGCGCGAGAAGCGCCAGGAGCTGCTCCGCGCCTCCCTCCGCGAGACGCTGGTGGCCGGCGAGTACGACTCCCTCCGCAACGTGGTGGAGGGACTGGCCAGCGAGTTCGACGCCATGGACATCGCCGCCGCCGCCGTGAAGCTGCTCCACGAGGCCCAGGACGAGGGCCGCGACACGGAGGAGACGGAGATCCCCGTCGTCGCCCCGCCGCAGGAGCGGCGTGAGCGCCCGGGCGGCAAGTTCGGAGGCCCCGCCGGCCGCGCGGGCCCTGCCCGAGGCCCCAAGGCGCGCGGTGGCCCGCCGACGTGGGACGTCACCCGCCTGTGGATTGGCGCGGGCCGTCACGCCGGCATGCGCCCCGCGGACCTCGTGGGCGCCATCGCCGGGGAGGCGGGCGTGGAGTCCTCCAAGATTGGCGCCATCCAGATTGGCGACACCTTCTCCCTCGTGGAGGTGCCCGAGTCCGACGCCAACCGCATCATCGCGGCGCTGAAGAACGCCACCCTGCGCGGCAAGAAGGTGCAGGTCCGCAAGGACCGGAACTGA
- a CDS encoding PepSY-associated TM helix domain-containing protein has product MRTFRNILFWIHLLVGVAAGLVIAIMSFTGVVLAFEKQLIAWAERDARTVQVPAPGAPRLPVEELIERVRASRTDGKPSGVTVFPEPTSAVQVSIGRGAVTYVNPYTGEVLGNGATGLRGFFRWNTELHRWLVASGDSRAVGKAITGASNAVFLFLAISGLYLWWPRKWTLRAMRPSLWFRRGLKGKARDWNWHNVIGFWSLPVLIVLTASGMVISYKWASNLVYTVTGNTPPAAKGPPGSAAVKVPAPAVETPRKPMDALIAEAQRTSPTWSSVTLRLGGGARGGEGGSDGVDAVTVAVREADGWPLFSSKQVSLNPFTGEVAKVETYADYNSGRKARSWLRFLHTGEALGLLGQLVAAIASLGGVFLVYTGFALSWRRFFTRRRTDTEPRDEAAAQSEAAA; this is encoded by the coding sequence ATGCGCACGTTCCGAAACATCCTCTTCTGGATTCACCTCCTCGTCGGTGTCGCCGCCGGGCTGGTGATCGCCATCATGTCCTTCACGGGCGTGGTCCTCGCCTTCGAGAAGCAGCTCATCGCGTGGGCGGAGCGGGATGCCCGCACGGTGCAGGTGCCGGCGCCGGGCGCGCCGCGGCTCCCGGTGGAGGAGCTGATCGAGCGCGTCCGCGCGTCGCGGACCGACGGGAAGCCCTCCGGGGTGACGGTGTTCCCGGAGCCGACGTCCGCGGTGCAGGTGAGCATCGGCCGGGGCGCGGTGACCTACGTGAATCCCTACACCGGCGAGGTGCTGGGCAACGGCGCCACGGGGCTCCGCGGCTTCTTCCGGTGGAACACGGAGCTGCACCGGTGGCTGGTCGCCAGCGGCGACAGCCGTGCGGTGGGCAAGGCCATCACCGGCGCGAGCAACGCGGTGTTCCTGTTCCTGGCCATCTCCGGCCTCTACCTGTGGTGGCCGCGCAAGTGGACGCTGCGGGCGATGCGGCCGTCGCTGTGGTTCCGGCGCGGGCTGAAGGGCAAGGCGCGCGACTGGAACTGGCACAACGTCATCGGCTTCTGGTCGCTGCCGGTGCTCATCGTGCTGACGGCGTCGGGCATGGTCATCTCGTACAAGTGGGCCTCCAACCTGGTCTACACCGTGACGGGCAACACGCCGCCCGCGGCGAAGGGGCCGCCCGGCTCGGCGGCGGTGAAGGTGCCCGCGCCCGCGGTGGAGACGCCGCGCAAGCCGATGGACGCGCTCATCGCCGAGGCCCAGCGGACCTCGCCCACCTGGTCATCCGTCACGCTGCGGCTGGGCGGCGGGGCGCGCGGCGGCGAGGGGGGCTCGGACGGGGTGGACGCCGTGACGGTCGCCGTCCGCGAGGCGGACGGGTGGCCGCTGTTCTCCTCCAAGCAGGTGTCGTTGAACCCCTTCACCGGCGAGGTGGCGAAGGTGGAGACGTACGCGGACTACAACAGCGGCCGCAAGGCGCGCTCCTGGCTGCGCTTCCTCCACACCGGTGAGGCGCTGGGGCTGCTGGGGCAGCTCGTGGCCGCCATCGCGTCGCTGGGCGGCGTGTTCCTCGTGTACACGGGCTTCGCCCTGTCGTGGCGCCGGTTCTTCACCCGTCGCCGGACGGACACCGAGCCTCGGGACGAGGCCGCCGCGCAGTCCGAAGCGGCGGCCTGA